A part of Aegilops tauschii subsp. strangulata cultivar AL8/78 chromosome 2, Aet v6.0, whole genome shotgun sequence genomic DNA contains:
- the LOC109762018 gene encoding 7-deoxyloganetin glucosyltransferase isoform X2 — MGSLPPGERPHIVMIPYPAQGHITPMLKLAKLLHTRGFHVTFVNNEFNHRRLLRSQGADALHGLPAFRFAGIADGLPPSDREATQDVPALCYSTMTTCLPRFKELVSKLNEEAGASGGALPPVTCVVADSTMTFALRAARELGLRCATLWTASACGFMGYCHFKDLVHRGLFPLKEAQLSDGYLDTTIDWIPAAPKDLRLRDLPSFFRTTDPDDIMFNFFIHETAGMSQASGVVINTFDELDAPLLDAMSKLLPPIYTVGPLHLTVRNNVPEESPVAGIGSNLWKEEDAPLRWLDGRPPRSVVYVNFGSITVMSNEHMLEFAWGLANTGYAFLWNVRPDLVKGDGAALPPEFSAATEGRSMLSTWCPQEKVLEHEAVGVFLTHSGWNSALESICAGVPMVCWPFFAEQQTNCRYKCTEWGIGMEIGDDVRRTEVEAMIREAMEGEKGQEMRRRVLELRGSAVASAQRGGRSMHNVDRLIDEVLLA, encoded by the exons ATGGGGTCCTTGCCGCCGGGAGAGAGGCCGCACATCGTGATGATCCCCTACCCGGCGCAGGGTCACATCACGCCGATGCTGAAGCTGGCCAAGCTGCTGCACACCAGGGGCTTCCACGTCACCTTCGTCAACAACGAGTTCAACCACCGCCGCCTGCTGCGCTCGCAGGGCGCGGACGCCCTGCATGGCCTGCCCGCGTTCCGGTTCGCTGGCATCGCCGACGGCCTCCCGCCGTCCGACCGCGAGGCCACGCAGGACGTCCCTGCGCTGTGCTACTCCACCATGACCACCTGCCTCCCCAGGTTCAAGGAGCTCGTCTCCAAGCTCAACGAGGAGGCCGGCGCCTCCGGTGGCGCGCTGCCGCCGGTCACCTGCGTGGTGGCCGATAGCACCATGACCTTCGCCCTCCGCGCCGCGCGGGAGCTTGGCCTCCGCTGCGCCACGCTCTGGACCGCCAGCGCTTGTGGTTTCATGGGCTACTGCCACTTCAAGGATCTAGTCCACCGCGGGCTCTTCCCTCTCAAAG AGGCTCAGTTGAGCGATGGATACCTGGACACGACCATCGACTGGATACCGGCGGCCCCCAAGGACCTGCGGCTGCGTGACCTCCCGAGCTTCTTCCGCACCACCGACCCTGATGACATCATGTTCAACTTCTTCATCCACGAGACGGCCGGCATGTCGCAGGCGTCGGGGGTGGTCATCAACACCTTCGACGAGCTCGACGCGCCACTGCTCGATGCCATGTCCAAGCTCCTGCCGCCCATCTACACAGTGGGGCCGCTCCATCTCACGGTTCGCAACAACGTGCCGGAGGAGAGCCCCGTCGCCGGCATCGGGTCCAACTtgtggaaggaggaggacgcgccCCTCCGGTGGCTCGACGGCCGGCCGCCGCGCTCCGTGGTGTACGTCAACTTCGGGAGCATCACGGTGATGTCGAACGAGCACATGCTGGAATTCGCGTGGGGGCTGGCCAACACTGGCTACGCTTTCCTATGGAACGTGCGGCCTGACCTCGTCAAGGGCGACGGGGCCGCACTTCCGCCGGAGTTCTCCGCGGCGACAGAGGGGCGGAGCATGCTGTCGACGTGGTGCCCGCAGGAGAAGGTGCTGGAGCACGAGGCCGTTGGGGTGTTCCTGACGCACTCCGGGTGGAACTCGGCGTTAGAGAGCATCTGCGCCGGCGTGCCGATGGTGTGCTGGCCGTTCTTCGCGGAGCAGCAGACCAACTGCCGGTACAAGTGCACGGAGTGGGGCATCGGGATGGAGATTGGGGACGACGTGAGGAGAACCGAGGTGGAGGCCATGATACGGGAGGCCATGGAAGGGGAAAAAGGACAAGAGATGCGGCGGCGCGTGCTGGAGCTCCGCGGGAGCGCGGTGGCCTCCGCACAGCGTGGCGGAAGGTCCATGCACAACGTTGATAGGCTCATCGACGAGGTGCTGCTGGCTTGA
- the LOC109762018 gene encoding 7-deoxyloganetin glucosyltransferase isoform X1: MGSLPPGERPHIVMIPYPAQGHITPMLKLAKLLHTRGFHVTFVNNEFNHRRLLRSQGADALHGLPAFRFAGIADGLPPSDREATQDVPALCYSTMTTCLPRFKELVSKLNEEAGASGGALPPVTCVVADSTMTFALRAARELGLRCATLWTASACGFMGYCHFKDLVHRGLFPLKEEAQLSDGYLDTTIDWIPAAPKDLRLRDLPSFFRTTDPDDIMFNFFIHETAGMSQASGVVINTFDELDAPLLDAMSKLLPPIYTVGPLHLTVRNNVPEESPVAGIGSNLWKEEDAPLRWLDGRPPRSVVYVNFGSITVMSNEHMLEFAWGLANTGYAFLWNVRPDLVKGDGAALPPEFSAATEGRSMLSTWCPQEKVLEHEAVGVFLTHSGWNSALESICAGVPMVCWPFFAEQQTNCRYKCTEWGIGMEIGDDVRRTEVEAMIREAMEGEKGQEMRRRVLELRGSAVASAQRGGRSMHNVDRLIDEVLLA, translated from the exons ATGGGGTCCTTGCCGCCGGGAGAGAGGCCGCACATCGTGATGATCCCCTACCCGGCGCAGGGTCACATCACGCCGATGCTGAAGCTGGCCAAGCTGCTGCACACCAGGGGCTTCCACGTCACCTTCGTCAACAACGAGTTCAACCACCGCCGCCTGCTGCGCTCGCAGGGCGCGGACGCCCTGCATGGCCTGCCCGCGTTCCGGTTCGCTGGCATCGCCGACGGCCTCCCGCCGTCCGACCGCGAGGCCACGCAGGACGTCCCTGCGCTGTGCTACTCCACCATGACCACCTGCCTCCCCAGGTTCAAGGAGCTCGTCTCCAAGCTCAACGAGGAGGCCGGCGCCTCCGGTGGCGCGCTGCCGCCGGTCACCTGCGTGGTGGCCGATAGCACCATGACCTTCGCCCTCCGCGCCGCGCGGGAGCTTGGCCTCCGCTGCGCCACGCTCTGGACCGCCAGCGCTTGTGGTTTCATGGGCTACTGCCACTTCAAGGATCTAGTCCACCGCGGGCTCTTCCCTCTCAAAG AAGAGGCTCAGTTGAGCGATGGATACCTGGACACGACCATCGACTGGATACCGGCGGCCCCCAAGGACCTGCGGCTGCGTGACCTCCCGAGCTTCTTCCGCACCACCGACCCTGATGACATCATGTTCAACTTCTTCATCCACGAGACGGCCGGCATGTCGCAGGCGTCGGGGGTGGTCATCAACACCTTCGACGAGCTCGACGCGCCACTGCTCGATGCCATGTCCAAGCTCCTGCCGCCCATCTACACAGTGGGGCCGCTCCATCTCACGGTTCGCAACAACGTGCCGGAGGAGAGCCCCGTCGCCGGCATCGGGTCCAACTtgtggaaggaggaggacgcgccCCTCCGGTGGCTCGACGGCCGGCCGCCGCGCTCCGTGGTGTACGTCAACTTCGGGAGCATCACGGTGATGTCGAACGAGCACATGCTGGAATTCGCGTGGGGGCTGGCCAACACTGGCTACGCTTTCCTATGGAACGTGCGGCCTGACCTCGTCAAGGGCGACGGGGCCGCACTTCCGCCGGAGTTCTCCGCGGCGACAGAGGGGCGGAGCATGCTGTCGACGTGGTGCCCGCAGGAGAAGGTGCTGGAGCACGAGGCCGTTGGGGTGTTCCTGACGCACTCCGGGTGGAACTCGGCGTTAGAGAGCATCTGCGCCGGCGTGCCGATGGTGTGCTGGCCGTTCTTCGCGGAGCAGCAGACCAACTGCCGGTACAAGTGCACGGAGTGGGGCATCGGGATGGAGATTGGGGACGACGTGAGGAGAACCGAGGTGGAGGCCATGATACGGGAGGCCATGGAAGGGGAAAAAGGACAAGAGATGCGGCGGCGCGTGCTGGAGCTCCGCGGGAGCGCGGTGGCCTCCGCACAGCGTGGCGGAAGGTCCATGCACAACGTTGATAGGCTCATCGACGAGGTGCTGCTGGCTTGA